Proteins encoded by one window of Anopheles maculipalpis chromosome 2RL, idAnoMacuDA_375_x, whole genome shotgun sequence:
- the LOC126559245 gene encoding actin-related protein 2/3 complex subunit 4, whose protein sequence is MAATLKPYLTAVRHTLTAAMCLSNFSSQVVERHNKPEVEVRSSKELLLTPVVISRNEKERVLIETSVNSVRISIAVKQADEIEKILCHKFTRFMMMRAENFIILRRKPIDGYDISFLITNFHTEQMYKHKLVDFVIHFMEEIDKEISEMKLAVNARARICSEEFLKRF, encoded by the coding sequence ATGGCCGCAACACTAAAGCCTTACCTGACCGCGGTTCGTCACACTCTCACGGCGGCAATGTGTTTGAGCAACTTCTCGTCCCAGGTCGTCGAACGGCACAACAAACCCGAGGTGGAGGTCCGCAGCAGCAAGGAACTTCTGCTAACCCCGGTTGTGATATCGCGCAATGAAAAAGAACGGGTGCTGATCGAAACGAGCGTCAATTCGGTGCGCATCAGCATTGCCGTCAAGCAGGCGGACGAGATTGAAAAGATCCTCTGCCACAAGTTCACCCGGTTCATGATGATGCGGGCCGAGAATTTTATCATCCTGCGACGGAAACCGATCGACGGGTACGACATCAGCTTTCTCATTACGAATTTTCACACTGAGCAGATGTACAAGCACAAACTGGTAGACTTTGTCATTCACTTCATGGAGGAGATCGATAAGGAGATTAGCGAGATGAAGCTGGCCGTCAATGCCCGGGCGCGTATCTGTTCGGAAGAGTTCCTGAAACGGTTCTAA
- the LOC126559981 gene encoding ubiquitin fusion degradation protein 1 homolog, with protein MGSQEQSFKQFQFNGFNMMFPDHSRPFNTTYKCYSVSMLPGNERQDVENGGKIIMPPSALDQLTRLNVVYPMLFKITNGSINRSTHAGVLEFVADEGKIYMPYWMMHNLALDQGDIVEIESVSIPVATYSKFQPQSVEFLDITNPKAVLENCLRNFACLTTGDLIAIKYNNTSYELSVLETKPGPAVTIIECDMNVEFAPPVGYTEPQRREKEEEPMTIDPTELMPEPTGFVAFKGDGTRLDGKKKKDNGTNDTAPVQRQAYVRGIPDYDHPYGLLRFDRSVRRADQIESKSEDSKFQEFQGEGHSLKKDRK; from the exons ATGGGAAGTCAGGAACAGAGCTTCAAACAG TTTCAGTTCAACGGGTTCAACATGATGTTTCCGGACCACTCTCGCCCGTTCAATACGACGTACAAATGTTACTCCGTCTCAATGCTGCCAGGCAATGAGCGGCAGGATGTGGAAAATGGCGGCAAGATCATTATGCCCCCGTCAGCATTGGACCAGCTGACGAGATTGAACGTAGTCTACCCGATGCTGTTCAAGATTACGAACGGTTCGATCAATCGTAGTACGCACGCGGGTGTGCTTGAGTTTGTGGCGGATGAAGGCAAAATCTACATGCCCTACTGGATGATGCACAATCTCGCCCTGGACCAGGGCGATATAGTGGAGATCGAGAGCGTTTCCATCCCGGTGGCAACGTATTCCAAGTTCCAACCGCAAAGCGTCGAGTTTCTGGACATTACCAATCCGAAGGCTGTGCTGGAAAATTGTTTGCGAAATTTTGCCTGCCTAACGACGGGCGATCTGATTGCAATTAAGTATAACAATACTTCGTACGAGCTGTCGGTGCTGGAGACAAAACCCGGCCCAGCCGTAACGATCATCGAATGTGATATGAATGTAGAGTTTGCTCCACCGGTTGGCTACACGGAGCCGCAACGAAGGGAAAAGGAGGAAGAACCGATGACGATCGATCCGACGGAGCTGATGCCGGAACCGACTGGATTCGTCGCGTTCAAAGGCGATGGTACGAGGTTAGatgggaagaagaagaaagacaaCGGAACGAATGATACTGCACCGGTACAGCGGCAGGCTTATGTACGAGGCATCCCCGATTACGATCATCCGTATGGATTACTAAGGTTCGATCGAAGCGTAAGAAGGGCGGATCAAATCGAGTCCAAATCGGAAGATAGCAAATTCCAAGAGTTTCAGGGCGAGGGTCACAGCTTGAAGAAGGATCGAAAATAG